Proteins encoded by one window of Thermobaculum terrenum ATCC BAA-798:
- the nrfD gene encoding NrfD/PsrC family molybdoenzyme membrane anchor subunit, with amino-acid sequence MADQVTQNQYVVTPPKEPLVSPKHDLTSVTERISSIVFTRTPKGWIGGFVFFFAITMILLVSVTWLFIKGVGIWGINTTVGWGFAIINFVWWIGIGHAGTLISAILLLLNQEWRNAINRLAEAMTLFAVVQAGMFPILHLGRPWLFYWLFPYPNTMGMWPQFRSALMWDVFAVSTYGTVSLIFWYTGLIPDLATMRDRAKHRISKVLYGIFALGWRGSARHWNNYQKAYLLLAGLSTPLVVSVHSVVSLDFAQSLLPGWHTTIFPPYFVAGAIFAGFAMVLTIAIPLRSFYHLEDVITMRHIDAMAKFTLLTGLVVNYGYLTEAFTAWYSGETYEQFFIYNRIVGPYWWAFASLMLCNVLAPQALWFRKIRYNLPALFVVMMFVNVGMWLERFVIVVTSLHRDFLPSSWAMYAGTVWDWLTFIGTIGFFMTLMFLFIRVLPAIPMSEVKELIAEEKETTEMTA; translated from the coding sequence ATGGCGGATCAAGTAACACAGAACCAATATGTAGTAACTCCACCGAAGGAACCGCTGGTTTCGCCAAAACATGACTTAACTAGTGTCACTGAGAGAATTAGTTCCATAGTATTTACACGCACTCCTAAGGGATGGATAGGTGGATTTGTCTTTTTCTTTGCAATAACGATGATTCTGCTAGTATCAGTAACTTGGCTCTTTATAAAGGGAGTGGGAATATGGGGAATTAACACTACAGTTGGTTGGGGATTTGCAATTATAAACTTTGTTTGGTGGATTGGTATAGGTCACGCGGGAACTCTGATTTCCGCTATCCTGTTGTTGCTGAATCAAGAGTGGCGTAATGCAATAAACCGATTAGCAGAGGCCATGACACTCTTTGCTGTGGTGCAAGCGGGAATGTTTCCTATACTGCACCTAGGCAGGCCGTGGTTATTCTACTGGCTGTTCCCTTATCCTAATACAATGGGGATGTGGCCTCAATTTCGTAGTGCTCTCATGTGGGATGTGTTTGCAGTTTCCACATATGGAACTGTATCCCTAATTTTCTGGTACACAGGACTTATTCCTGATCTAGCTACGATGAGGGATAGAGCCAAGCATAGGATATCTAAGGTTTTGTATGGAATATTCGCACTTGGTTGGAGGGGTTCTGCTCGGCATTGGAATAATTACCAGAAGGCATATCTATTGCTAGCTGGTCTATCCACCCCGCTAGTTGTCTCGGTCCACAGTGTAGTTAGCTTGGACTTTGCTCAATCCCTACTACCGGGGTGGCACACTACTATATTCCCTCCATACTTCGTGGCAGGAGCTATATTTGCCGGATTTGCTATGGTACTTACCATAGCCATTCCTCTACGGAGCTTCTACCACCTTGAAGACGTGATCACTATGCGTCATATAGATGCTATGGCCAAGTTTACTCTGCTTACTGGCCTGGTCGTTAACTATGGTTATCTAACAGAAGCATTTACAGCATGGTATTCAGGTGAGACCTATGAGCAATTCTTTATCTATAACAGGATAGTTGGACCATATTGGTGGGCCTTTGCTTCTCTAATGCTTTGTAATGTCTTGGCACCTCAGGCTTTGTGGTTCCGTAAGATAAGATACAATCTACCGGCGCTGTTCGTAGTTATGATGTTTGTTAATGTAGGAATGTGGCTAGAGAGGTTTGTCATAGTAGTCACAAGCCTACATCGTGACTTTCTACCGTCGTCTTGGGCTATGTATGCAGGCACAGTTTGGGATTGGCTAACCTTTATCGGAACAATTGGCTTCTTTATGACTCTAATGTTCCTGTTTATCCGAGTGCTTCCAGCTATACCTATGTCCGAAGTTAAGGAGTTAATCGCTGAGGAGAAAGAGACTACGGAGATGACAGCATGA
- a CDS encoding TAT-variant-translocated molybdopterin oxidoreductase, with product MDLETLKSKLGNSRGKQFWRSLDELADSEEFKQYLHREFPERASEWLSSMSRRDFIKLMGASLALAGITACGPRPAEKIVPYVVQPENIVPGVPLFYATAMPLASSVIGLLVETHEGRPTKIEGNPDHPASLGATDHFAQASILNLYDPDRAKTITYGNNIASWGNFVGQISQAMDGIKNRNGAGLAIMTGMVTSPTLANQIQSLLQDLPQARWYVHEPADTDHAIEGARIAFGQPLQPVYDFTKADVIVALDSDFLLDLPGNVRYAHDFAQKRRVSGESGEMNRLYSIESTFSVTGAKADHRLPVRPSRIPQIAQAIAARLGVNVQGNIEGEESRWVDAIVADLQNHRGSSVVIVGPYQPPELHALAYAINQSLGNIGQTLRFIQPTVFLPDQKRTASDLVNDIRGGNVNLLVMLGGNPVYTTPPSLGFADALRQVDLSVYVGLHNDETAALSKWMIPEAHYLESWSDALAFDGTASIIQPMIDPLYGGKTAHEVIALLAGNGSAEPYDLVRQYWQKQPQMSQSFEESWRRSVHDGFIRGSAREAQQVSLRSGWEQSLSSLNQESSEGMEIVFRPDPNIYDGRFANNGWLQELPKPLTKLTWDNAALFSPGTANRLGIKNEDVVELTLDGKKLEIAALILPGHPDDTVTVYLGYGRTQAGSVGNGYGFNAYALRSSESQWQASGLQVRRTGGRYLLAITQGHFSIEGRNIMRTATLEEFKKNPHFVEEYEEEHGTPPSFYPDYVYNSYKWGMAIDMNACIGCNACVIACQSENNIAVVGKKNVRNSREMHWLRIDTYFSGEASNPHTFYQPMMCQHCERAPCEYVCPVAATTHSPEGINEMTYNRCVGTRYCANNCAWKVRRFNFLQYINKNVPSLKLMYNPDVTVRERGVMEKCTFCVQRVNAARINAEVHNRRIGPDEVLTACQAVCPTNAIVFGDLNQDSQAARMQKDPRAYKVLGELNTNPRISYLAPLRNPNPQLEQE from the coding sequence ATGGATCTGGAAACTCTAAAATCTAAGCTGGGCAATTCTAGAGGTAAACAGTTCTGGAGGAGCCTGGACGAGCTAGCTGACTCTGAAGAGTTCAAGCAGTATCTTCACAGGGAGTTCCCCGAAAGAGCTTCCGAGTGGCTTAGCTCCATGAGCAGGAGGGATTTTATTAAGCTCATGGGCGCTTCACTAGCATTGGCCGGTATAACCGCGTGCGGCCCAAGGCCAGCCGAGAAAATAGTTCCCTACGTAGTGCAACCGGAAAACATAGTCCCCGGCGTGCCCTTGTTCTATGCTACTGCGATGCCTTTAGCTTCAAGTGTAATTGGGCTCTTGGTGGAGACTCATGAAGGGCGCCCAACTAAGATAGAGGGTAATCCTGATCATCCTGCAAGCTTGGGGGCTACCGATCATTTTGCTCAAGCTTCTATCTTGAACCTATATGATCCCGACAGAGCAAAGACAATCACCTATGGCAACAACATAGCTTCCTGGGGGAACTTCGTCGGGCAGATCAGCCAAGCTATGGATGGCATCAAGAACCGAAATGGGGCTGGTCTGGCAATAATGACCGGCATGGTAACCTCTCCCACTCTAGCAAATCAGATTCAGTCTCTATTGCAGGATCTCCCTCAGGCTAGGTGGTACGTCCATGAACCTGCCGATACAGATCATGCTATTGAGGGAGCAAGAATAGCCTTCGGGCAGCCTCTGCAGCCTGTGTATGATTTCACTAAGGCTGATGTAATAGTTGCTTTGGATTCTGACTTCTTGCTTGATCTGCCAGGTAACGTACGATATGCTCACGACTTTGCTCAGAAGAGAAGAGTCTCTGGCGAATCGGGTGAGATGAACCGCTTGTACTCCATAGAGAGTACCTTCTCTGTAACTGGTGCCAAGGCTGATCATAGACTTCCTGTACGCCCAAGCAGGATACCACAGATTGCACAAGCTATCGCTGCAAGACTTGGAGTAAATGTCCAGGGGAACATTGAAGGCGAGGAATCCCGTTGGGTTGATGCTATTGTTGCTGATCTCCAGAACCATAGGGGGAGCAGTGTAGTTATAGTTGGCCCTTATCAGCCCCCTGAGTTGCATGCCTTGGCGTATGCTATCAACCAATCTCTTGGCAACATAGGACAGACCCTACGCTTTATCCAGCCAACTGTTTTCCTACCTGATCAAAAGAGGACTGCCTCCGATCTTGTTAATGACATCAGGGGTGGTAATGTCAACCTGCTAGTGATGTTAGGGGGTAATCCTGTATATACTACTCCGCCTTCCCTTGGTTTTGCGGATGCTCTTCGTCAAGTAGACCTGTCGGTATATGTAGGTCTACATAATGATGAGACTGCTGCACTAAGCAAGTGGATGATTCCCGAGGCTCACTATTTAGAGTCCTGGAGCGATGCTCTGGCTTTTGATGGTACTGCCTCCATAATTCAACCAATGATAGATCCTCTGTACGGAGGCAAAACAGCACACGAAGTAATAGCTCTATTAGCTGGTAATGGTAGTGCTGAACCTTATGATTTGGTTAGGCAGTATTGGCAGAAACAACCTCAGATGAGTCAGTCTTTCGAAGAAAGCTGGCGTAGATCGGTACATGATGGTTTTATTAGGGGTTCTGCCAGAGAAGCACAGCAGGTCAGCCTTCGGTCTGGATGGGAGCAATCATTATCCTCTCTAAATCAGGAATCCAGCGAAGGCATGGAGATTGTTTTCAGGCCTGATCCTAATATCTATGATGGTCGGTTTGCTAATAATGGTTGGTTGCAGGAGCTTCCAAAGCCCCTCACGAAGCTTACCTGGGACAATGCCGCACTATTTAGTCCCGGTACTGCCAATAGACTGGGTATTAAAAACGAGGATGTCGTCGAGTTAACACTTGATGGCAAGAAACTCGAGATAGCTGCTCTTATACTACCTGGCCATCCTGACGATACAGTGACAGTGTACTTGGGTTATGGAAGAACTCAGGCAGGTAGTGTAGGTAATGGTTACGGATTCAACGCTTATGCTTTACGTTCTTCGGAATCTCAGTGGCAAGCTTCCGGCCTCCAGGTGCGGAGGACGGGTGGTAGGTATCTTCTAGCTATTACTCAGGGGCACTTTAGCATAGAAGGCAGAAACATAATGCGTACTGCCACCTTGGAGGAATTCAAGAAGAACCCGCATTTTGTGGAAGAGTATGAAGAGGAACACGGAACTCCTCCTTCGTTCTACCCTGATTATGTGTATAACAGCTATAAGTGGGGTATGGCTATCGATATGAATGCCTGTATAGGCTGTAATGCATGTGTGATAGCCTGCCAGTCAGAGAACAATATAGCTGTAGTTGGTAAGAAGAACGTACGTAACTCTCGTGAGATGCATTGGCTGCGCATAGATACCTATTTCTCAGGTGAAGCTTCCAACCCGCATACCTTCTATCAGCCAATGATGTGTCAGCACTGCGAGCGAGCTCCATGTGAGTATGTATGCCCAGTAGCTGCCACAACCCACAGCCCTGAAGGTATAAATGAAATGACTTATAACAGGTGTGTGGGTACAAGATACTGTGCTAACAACTGCGCCTGGAAGGTCAGGCGGTTCAACTTCTTGCAGTACATAAATAAGAATGTGCCTAGCTTGAAGTTGATGTACAATCCAGATGTAACCGTGCGTGAGCGCGGTGTAATGGAGAAGTGTACATTCTGTGTGCAGAGGGTCAACGCAGCAAGAATAAATGCGGAGGTGCATAACCGAAGAATTGGCCCAGATGAGGTCCTTACAGCCTGTCAGGCTGTGTGTCCGACCAATGCCATTGTCTTTGGAGATCTCAATCAGGATAGTCAGGCGGCTAGGATGCAAAAAGATCCAAGGGCATATAAGGTGCTAGGGGAGCTGAATACCAATCCTAGAATCAGCTATCTTGCACCTTTACGGAATCCCAACCCGCAGTTGGAACAGGAGTAA
- a CDS encoding c-type cytochrome codes for MLLHKILRYKAGSILLLLLLSSSMLVACAGNMREQPHIVPYEESDFFPDKLSARQPPAHTIARGQLDDDPILYGPMGTPTPSQGSASASQDVYPFAITKEVLERGQERFNIYCSPCHGRAGDGNGMIVKRGYKHPPSFYEQRLINAPASHFFDVITNGFGSMPDYKAQVAPQDRWAIIAYIRALQLSHNATIQDVPADKRGELEK; via the coding sequence ATGTTGCTCCATAAAATTTTGAGATATAAGGCAGGTTCTATACTTTTGTTGCTACTTTTATCTAGCAGCATGCTTGTGGCCTGTGCAGGCAACATGCGCGAACAACCTCATATAGTGCCCTACGAGGAGAGTGATTTCTTTCCTGATAAACTATCAGCTCGCCAGCCACCAGCGCATACTATAGCTAGGGGACAGCTGGATGATGATCCTATACTCTATGGGCCTATGGGAACACCAACTCCCAGTCAGGGCAGTGCTTCGGCGAGTCAGGATGTTTATCCTTTTGCGATAACCAAAGAGGTCCTTGAGAGAGGGCAGGAGAGGTTTAACATTTACTGTTCTCCTTGCCATGGGCGTGCTGGGGATGGTAATGGTATGATAGTGAAGAGGGGCTATAAGCACCCACCATCCTTCTATGAGCAGAGATTAATCAATGCTCCTGCCTCACATTTCTTTGATGTGATTACAAATGGATTCGGTTCCATGCCTGATTACAAAGCTCAAGTAGCTCCTCAGGATAGGTGGGCGATCATAGCTTATATTAGGGCTCTCCAGCTGAGCCATAACGCTACTATCCAAGATGTACCTGCAGATAAGAGGGGAGAGTTGGAGAAGTGA
- a CDS encoding DUF3341 domain-containing protein, translating to MSTIITGPVYGVMAEFEDEHSLLHAAREAYKEGYRNMDAYSPIPVLGLPEAIGAPKSKVPLIVLIFGLTGAVTGWLLQYWVTVIAYPLNIAGKPLVSWPMWVPIIFELMILFGALSAFFGMLALNRLPEPYHPVFNVPGFERASQDRFFLCIEAKDPKFDRFYTREFLKSLGAVEVSDVAP from the coding sequence ATGAGCACGATTATAACTGGACCCGTATATGGTGTTATGGCTGAATTCGAAGATGAGCACTCTTTATTGCATGCCGCTCGTGAAGCCTATAAAGAAGGCTACAGGAATATGGATGCCTACAGTCCGATTCCGGTGTTGGGATTACCTGAAGCTATAGGTGCTCCCAAAAGCAAGGTTCCATTAATAGTTCTTATATTTGGTTTGACAGGTGCAGTAACTGGGTGGTTGTTACAGTATTGGGTCACTGTTATAGCTTATCCACTGAATATAGCTGGAAAGCCGCTTGTAAGCTGGCCGATGTGGGTGCCTATTATATTTGAATTGATGATTCTATTTGGTGCTCTCTCAGCCTTTTTTGGAATGCTAGCCCTAAATAGGCTCCCCGAACCATATCATCCAGTTTTCAATGTGCCTGGGTTCGAAAGGGCTTCTCAAGATAGGTTTTTCCTATGCATTGAGGCTAAGGATCCTAAATTTGATAGGTTCTATACTCGAGAATTTCTGAAAAGTCTTGGTGCTGTAGAGGTTTCTGATGTTGCTCCATAA
- the ctaD gene encoding cytochrome c oxidase subunit I, translated as MATVTRTIDYEKPVYEEEINYLNTDYSLKSWLFTLDHKRIGILYLISISLMFILGSAAAGLIRLELLTPQGDLLNADAYNRAFTMHGIIMVFLFLIPSIPAVLGNFVLPMMLGARDVAFPRLNLLSWYIYVFGALWILAGLILGGADGGWTFYPPYSTTYANSHIVPVALGIFIVGFSSILTGLNFIVTTHRMRAPGLTWFRLPLFVWSLYATSLIQVLATPVLAITLLLVAVERVLGVGIFSPQLGGDPILFQHMFWFYSHPAVYIMILPGMGVVSELVACFSRKNVFGYKFVALASVAIAVYGFLVWGHHMFVAGQSVYAGMIFSALSFLVAIPSAIKVFNWTATLYKGSISFQTPMLYALGFIGLFTIGGLTGLYLAALATDVHLSDTYFVVAHFHYIMVGGMMLAYLGGLHYWWPKMTGRMYPELLGKLSALIVFIGFNLTFFPQFIAGFEGMPRRYHEYASQYQIFNVLSTAGASILGVGFILPVLYLLWSLKWGEKAPINPWGSAGLEWQTPTPPPTQNFLETPVVTTGPHHYSQVREEVVG; from the coding sequence ATGGCAACTGTGACTCGAACGATAGATTATGAGAAACCTGTATATGAGGAGGAGATAAACTACCTCAACACGGACTATTCTTTGAAGTCTTGGTTGTTCACGCTTGATCATAAGCGAATAGGTATACTTTATCTAATCTCAATATCTCTTATGTTCATCCTGGGCAGTGCTGCTGCCGGGCTTATCCGACTTGAGCTTCTGACCCCACAAGGGGATTTGCTTAACGCTGATGCCTATAACAGAGCCTTTACCATGCACGGCATAATCATGGTATTCCTGTTCCTGATACCATCGATTCCTGCCGTGCTAGGGAACTTTGTGCTCCCAATGATGTTAGGGGCTAGAGATGTGGCCTTTCCAAGGCTTAATTTACTTAGCTGGTATATCTATGTATTTGGTGCTCTATGGATCCTTGCTGGATTGATCCTTGGTGGGGCTGATGGTGGATGGACTTTCTATCCTCCTTATAGCACTACATATGCAAACAGCCATATAGTTCCCGTTGCGCTTGGCATCTTTATAGTGGGTTTCAGCTCAATCCTCACAGGACTAAACTTTATTGTAACTACCCATAGAATGAGAGCGCCAGGACTTACCTGGTTCAGGTTGCCCCTCTTTGTATGGTCGCTCTACGCTACGAGCCTGATTCAAGTACTTGCTACACCGGTTTTGGCTATAACTCTGCTTCTTGTGGCTGTTGAGAGAGTTTTGGGAGTAGGTATATTCAGCCCGCAGCTAGGTGGTGACCCGATTCTTTTCCAGCATATGTTCTGGTTCTATTCACATCCAGCTGTGTACATAATGATCCTTCCTGGAATGGGAGTTGTTAGTGAGCTTGTAGCCTGCTTTAGCCGTAAAAACGTATTTGGATATAAGTTTGTAGCCTTGGCTAGCGTGGCTATAGCTGTGTATGGTTTCCTTGTATGGGGACACCATATGTTCGTTGCTGGCCAATCGGTATATGCAGGAATGATATTCTCTGCATTAAGCTTCCTCGTTGCAATACCTTCGGCGATAAAGGTCTTCAACTGGACAGCAACGCTCTATAAGGGATCCATTTCCTTCCAGACTCCTATGTTATATGCTCTTGGCTTCATAGGGCTCTTCACTATTGGTGGTCTTACTGGCCTTTATCTTGCTGCTCTGGCTACTGATGTTCACCTGAGCGATACTTATTTCGTCGTAGCTCACTTTCATTACATAATGGTTGGTGGTATGATGCTCGCCTACCTAGGTGGGCTCCACTATTGGTGGCCGAAGATGACAGGAAGAATGTATCCTGAGCTGTTGGGTAAGCTTTCCGCCCTGATCGTGTTTATAGGTTTCAACTTGACCTTCTTCCCTCAATTTATAGCCGGATTTGAGGGAATGCCCAGAAGGTATCATGAATATGCTTCCCAGTACCAGATATTCAATGTATTATCTACTGCTGGAGCTAGTATTCTTGGGGTAGGTTTTATATTACCAGTTCTATACCTGCTTTGGTCCCTTAAGTGGGGTGAAAAGGCTCCGATAAATCCTTGGGGATCTGCTGGCCTGGAGTGGCAGACACCGACACCACCTCCAACCCAGAACTTCTTGGAAACTCCAGTGGTTACTACAGGTCCACATCACTACTCTCAAGTGAGGGAGGAAGTCGTTGGCTGA
- the coxB gene encoding cytochrome c oxidase subunit II, with protein MQGASNFAGQVDLLFWFITILSALIAIGVFILIVVFATRYRRRYSGYVPPAIEGNNRLEIAWIVIPTVIALATFAWAAVVYVHMHNPPKDALTIYVVGRQWMWKAQQPTGQWENNELHVPVGKPVKLVMTSQDVIHDFFVPAFRVKQDVIPGRYTTMWFTAEKPGVYDLFCAEYCGTNHSEMIGKVYALSQQDYEAWLSGGSTTASSSGMTGSGGSQASSQSAGQQLYQSLGCASCHGQNGEGQIGPRLAGLYGSKVQLSNGQTVVADDAYIRESILNPQAKIVKGYQPIMPTFQGQVTEQDILQLIQFIKSLGNSGSQGTAQNQGGNMPAASPVPAGQSGQ; from the coding sequence ATGCAAGGAGCCTCCAACTTTGCGGGGCAGGTTGACCTGCTTTTCTGGTTCATAACTATCTTGTCTGCACTAATCGCTATTGGTGTGTTTATTCTAATAGTGGTGTTTGCCACTAGATACCGTAGGCGCTACTCAGGTTATGTACCACCTGCTATTGAAGGCAATAATAGGTTAGAGATAGCCTGGATAGTGATACCGACGGTAATAGCTCTAGCTACGTTTGCATGGGCTGCAGTAGTATATGTACATATGCATAATCCTCCGAAGGATGCTTTAACTATCTATGTTGTAGGGCGTCAATGGATGTGGAAGGCCCAACAGCCGACCGGACAGTGGGAGAATAACGAGCTACATGTGCCAGTCGGCAAGCCAGTGAAATTGGTCATGACTTCTCAAGATGTAATACATGACTTCTTTGTGCCGGCATTTAGAGTTAAACAAGATGTAATTCCTGGCAGATACACGACTATGTGGTTCACTGCTGAGAAACCTGGGGTATATGATCTATTCTGTGCAGAGTACTGCGGAACCAACCATTCTGAAATGATTGGGAAGGTCTATGCTCTATCTCAGCAGGATTATGAGGCTTGGCTGTCTGGAGGTAGTACTACTGCTAGCTCTTCCGGAATGACTGGTAGTGGTGGATCTCAAGCTTCTTCGCAGTCAGCTGGTCAGCAGCTTTATCAGTCTCTGGGGTGTGCCAGCTGTCATGGTCAAAACGGCGAAGGCCAAATTGGTCCGAGACTTGCAGGTCTTTATGGCAGCAAAGTGCAGCTCTCTAATGGTCAAACTGTGGTAGCAGACGATGCTTATATTCGTGAGTCTATACTGAATCCACAAGCTAAGATAGTAAAAGGTTATCAGCCTATAATGCCCACTTTCCAAGGGCAGGTAACAGAACAGGATATACTACAATTGATTCAGTTTATAAAATCCCTGGGTAATAGTGGTTCCCAGGGCACGGCTCAAAATCAAGGTGGTAATATGCCGGCAGCATCTCCTGTACCGGCCGGGCAATCAGGGCAGTAG
- a CDS encoding SCO family protein has translation MKLWGRIIAIAIILLLFGSRGIALADDSSQWSGASPPPSLLDKVGVDQRLGNSIPLDLTFKDEAGKTVRLGDFFNKGKPVALTLNYFSCPMLCPLVLDSLANTVKNMDFTVGKEYEIITVAIDPREGPKDAAKAKAKYLAKYNRPGAAQGWHFLTGSEQNIKRLADAVGVRYAYDSKLNQYAHPAVLIVLTPEGKISKYFMGLPSSPTDLKLGLIEASGGKIGSIVDQAVLFCYHYNPVTGKYDFVVMNLIRAGFVLTTLILGSFVFYWWRRDHQRNKGEKSMRGVI, from the coding sequence ATGAAACTCTGGGGCCGAATAATAGCCATTGCCATAATATTACTGCTATTTGGATCTCGAGGCATAGCGCTCGCCGATGATTCAAGTCAATGGTCTGGTGCTAGTCCTCCACCTTCACTCTTGGATAAAGTGGGCGTAGATCAGCGTTTAGGTAATTCGATACCCCTAGATCTTACCTTCAAGGATGAGGCGGGTAAGACAGTCAGGTTGGGTGATTTCTTCAACAAGGGCAAGCCTGTAGCACTGACTCTAAACTACTTTAGTTGTCCAATGCTGTGCCCATTGGTACTAGATAGCCTGGCGAACACAGTAAAAAACATGGATTTTACTGTGGGTAAGGAGTACGAAATAATCACTGTCGCGATAGATCCAAGAGAAGGACCTAAAGACGCTGCTAAAGCAAAGGCAAAATACCTGGCTAAGTATAATCGCCCAGGAGCAGCGCAGGGGTGGCACTTCCTTACAGGCTCTGAACAGAATATAAAACGCTTGGCAGATGCTGTAGGAGTACGATACGCATATGACTCTAAACTGAACCAGTATGCACATCCAGCGGTCCTAATTGTGCTAACTCCGGAGGGTAAAATCTCGAAGTACTTCATGGGATTACCCTCATCGCCTACTGATTTGAAGCTGGGGCTAATAGAAGCTTCCGGTGGAAAGATCGGATCGATCGTTGATCAGGCAGTTTTGTTCTGTTACCACTATAATCCAGTGACAGGTAAGTATGATTTTGTAGTCATGAACCTAATACGAGCCGGTTTTGTATTAACAACTTTGATCCTTGGCAGTTTTGTGTTTTACTGGTGGAGGAGGGACCACCAAAGAAATAAAGGCGAGAAGTCAATGAGAGGAGTGATCTGA